In Thermodesulforhabdus norvegica, a single window of DNA contains:
- a CDS encoding putative cobaltochelatase, whose product MKVFQKLYPFSAIVGQEKLKKALILCAINPAVGGLLIRGEKGTAKSTAVRSLAAILPKIRVLEGCPFSCDPDNPSEWCSGCRQLKPPVPVVLKPIPVVTLPLNATEDRVVGSIDFERAIKTGERRFYPGVLARAHRGILYVDEINLLDDYIADLILDAAASGLNRVEREGISFVHPARFILVGTMNPEEGSIRPQLLDRFGVCVDVSGEKDLNRRVELMTLREEFDNDPESFNRRFEEDNRSLARKILAARELLSKVKTPDPIRKFISDLCLENNVAGHRADIVLEQAARALAAFKGRLNVTIEDVGEVAQMVLIHRRRESAPAPPAPAPRENQEHERPDQKAETRHQREPKEAVGEFDDAKSGRSPGKAESADGKQEQDESPEDHGAENEKVNHERIMERVFEIGETFRVRKISAPKDRLVRRGSGRRSRTRTAQRRGRYVRSSRLMSDGMDVALDATLRAAAPYQIHRRGQSIGELAVHLTLQDIRHKIREKRMGNFLLFVVDASGSMGAQGRMAATKGAIMSLLLDAYQKRDRVAMVCFRQKEAEVKLPPTSSVELAAKQLRELPVGGRTPLSAGLIKAHEVLRSVFLKDPSARPIVIVVTDGRANVSVGEGKKPLEEALFVARKFAADDRVLPVVVDTEKSGVFRFGLARRLADVMNASYFRIEDLKAEKLLEVIKEVSR is encoded by the coding sequence GCGCAATAAACCCTGCCGTAGGAGGCCTTCTCATAAGAGGTGAAAAAGGCACGGCAAAATCCACGGCCGTAAGATCACTCGCGGCGATTCTTCCGAAAATTCGGGTTTTAGAGGGCTGTCCTTTTTCGTGCGACCCCGATAATCCTTCTGAATGGTGCAGCGGCTGTAGGCAACTCAAGCCCCCTGTGCCCGTCGTTTTAAAGCCCATTCCCGTCGTGACCCTTCCTCTGAACGCCACGGAGGACAGGGTGGTGGGGAGTATCGACTTTGAAAGGGCAATTAAAACGGGAGAACGCAGATTTTATCCGGGAGTGCTTGCCAGAGCGCACCGGGGCATTCTTTATGTGGATGAAATTAATCTTCTCGATGACTACATCGCCGACCTTATTCTAGATGCGGCAGCATCAGGGCTAAACCGGGTGGAGCGGGAGGGTATCTCCTTTGTCCATCCCGCAAGGTTTATACTTGTAGGGACGATGAATCCGGAAGAGGGAAGCATCAGGCCTCAGCTCCTCGATAGATTCGGTGTGTGCGTGGATGTCTCCGGGGAAAAAGACCTCAACAGACGTGTGGAATTGATGACCCTTCGCGAAGAATTCGACAATGATCCCGAAAGCTTCAACAGGCGCTTCGAAGAGGATAACAGGTCCCTTGCCCGGAAGATTCTTGCGGCCAGGGAGTTACTATCGAAGGTCAAAACCCCCGATCCCATTAGGAAATTCATATCCGACCTGTGCCTGGAAAACAACGTGGCGGGTCACCGTGCCGACATAGTGCTTGAGCAGGCGGCAAGGGCTCTGGCGGCCTTTAAGGGACGCCTTAATGTAACGATCGAAGACGTCGGCGAAGTTGCACAGATGGTCCTTATACACCGAAGAAGAGAATCGGCACCCGCTCCTCCGGCGCCCGCTCCCCGGGAAAATCAGGAGCATGAACGGCCTGATCAGAAGGCCGAGACCCGCCATCAGCGAGAACCGAAAGAAGCTGTAGGTGAATTCGACGACGCAAAGTCCGGTAGGTCCCCGGGGAAGGCTGAATCGGCCGATGGGAAACAGGAACAGGACGAGAGCCCGGAGGATCACGGGGCCGAAAACGAAAAAGTCAACCACGAGCGGATAATGGAACGGGTATTCGAAATCGGGGAAACCTTTCGCGTCAGAAAGATCTCCGCCCCTAAGGACAGACTGGTACGAAGGGGATCGGGGAGAAGAAGCCGAACCAGAACGGCTCAGAGGCGAGGTCGTTATGTCAGAAGTAGTCGTCTGATGTCCGACGGTATGGATGTGGCTCTGGATGCCACACTCAGGGCGGCAGCACCTTATCAGATTCACCGTCGGGGACAATCAATCGGAGAGCTGGCCGTTCATCTGACGCTTCAGGACATCAGACACAAAATTCGTGAGAAGCGCATGGGCAATTTTCTTCTCTTTGTCGTCGATGCAAGCGGTTCAATGGGGGCTCAGGGGAGAATGGCCGCTACGAAGGGTGCCATAATGTCTCTGCTCCTTGACGCTTACCAGAAGCGGGATCGAGTGGCCATGGTCTGTTTCAGGCAAAAGGAAGCCGAAGTAAAGCTCCCGCCTACTTCTTCCGTCGAGCTTGCGGCAAAACAGCTTAGGGAACTTCCCGTAGGAGGGCGGACGCCTCTTTCTGCAGGGCTTATTAAAGCCCATGAAGTGTTGAGGAGCGTGTTTTTGAAGGATCCCTCGGCAAGACCCATAGTGATAGTTGTTACCGACGGAAGGGCTAATGTTTCGGTGGGCGAAGGGAAGAAGCCACTGGAAGAAGCGCTTTTCGTCGCACGGAAGTTTGCCGCCGACGACCGGGTTCTTCCCGTCGTGGTTGACACGGAAAAATCAGGGGTTTTTCGGTTCGGGCTTGCAAGAAGACTGGCCGATGTAATGAATGCCTCTTATTTTCGCATAGAGGACCTTAAGGCAGAGAAACTTCTGGAGGTTATAAAGGAGGTATCTCGGTGA
- a CDS encoding ATP-binding protein, with product MKRALIFNIINPTLSGVLIRGEKGTGKSTAVRALAHILPKIEVIRDCPFNLADADPEGLCGECPRSECSREVMGGKKPEKVWREIRVVELPVGATEDRVVGTLDLEHALKKGEKRIEPGLLAAAHRGILYVDEVNLLDDHVVDVLLDSAAMGVNTIEREGVSFSHPARFTLVGTMNPEEGELRPQLLDRFGLCVHVEGLKDPESRVTVMERRIAFDEDPENFCRLWENESKMLVDRIERARRLYPEVVVPRDLLFDIATCCLDFGVDGHRADIIMLKTAKTIAAFEGRTEVIAGDIEEAAELVLPHRVRKQPFMDMAEDLRMMKSA from the coding sequence ATGAAGCGAGCCCTTATTTTCAACATCATCAATCCAACCCTTTCGGGTGTCCTGATACGGGGAGAAAAGGGCACGGGGAAGTCAACGGCAGTGAGAGCCCTTGCCCACATACTTCCGAAGATTGAGGTGATCAGGGATTGTCCCTTTAATCTGGCCGATGCCGATCCGGAAGGTCTATGTGGCGAATGTCCCAGAAGCGAGTGCAGCCGTGAAGTTATGGGCGGGAAAAAGCCGGAAAAGGTATGGCGTGAAATACGTGTGGTGGAATTGCCGGTTGGGGCTACGGAAGACCGGGTTGTGGGGACTCTTGATCTTGAACATGCGCTCAAAAAAGGCGAAAAGCGTATAGAGCCGGGCCTGCTGGCAGCAGCTCATCGAGGAATTCTTTACGTTGATGAGGTCAATCTCCTGGACGACCATGTGGTGGACGTTTTGCTCGATTCGGCAGCGATGGGCGTCAATACCATTGAGCGAGAAGGAGTGAGCTTTTCTCACCCGGCAAGATTCACCCTTGTCGGCACGATGAACCCCGAAGAAGGCGAATTGAGGCCGCAACTTCTGGATCGCTTCGGCCTGTGTGTGCATGTCGAAGGGCTTAAAGACCCGGAAAGTCGGGTTACGGTAATGGAACGACGCATTGCCTTTGACGAAGATCCGGAAAATTTTTGCAGACTCTGGGAAAATGAGTCCAAAATGCTGGTGGATCGGATTGAAAGGGCAAGGAGGCTTTATCCCGAAGTGGTCGTTCCAAGAGATCTTCTTTTCGACATAGCAACCTGTTGCCTGGACTTCGGGGTGGACGGTCACCGGGCCGACATAATAATGCTGAAAACCGCAAAAACCATTGCGGCCTTTGAGGGTAGAACAGAAGTGATAGCGGGCGACATAGAAGAAGCCGCAGAACTCGTTCTTCCTCACAGGGTAAGAAAACAGCCCTTTATGGACATGGCTGAAGACCTCAGAATGATGAAGTCGGCCTAA